One part of the Flavobacterium johnsoniae UW101 genome encodes these proteins:
- a CDS encoding sensor histidine kinase, with product MRELPPEIKLTYIIAIIIMLMFVCFIIMMVFIYNKKQLIQQQENQIKESEFQNQLLQKELERQKAIQLERERISQDMHDDLGAGISAIKLQAEFLKYKMPQESFSEDLEAIINTSEDMNLAMREILWSLNSQNDTVGNFIEYTTLYIKRFLSKTSIDSHFKLNVPEKETNLTVKARRNLFLAVKEAVHNIYKHSQASEIFIEFDQNEDSFSITIIDNGIGLSETTQKGNGMSNMSLRMESINGTFKIIPAQKGLRLLFVYPLQD from the coding sequence ATGAGAGAACTGCCCCCAGAAATAAAATTAACCTACATTATCGCCATTATCATAATGCTGATGTTTGTGTGCTTCATTATTATGATGGTCTTTATTTACAACAAAAAACAGCTGATTCAGCAGCAGGAAAATCAAATAAAAGAAAGCGAATTCCAGAACCAATTACTGCAAAAAGAATTAGAACGCCAAAAAGCCATTCAGCTCGAAAGAGAACGTATTTCGCAAGATATGCACGATGATCTGGGTGCGGGAATTTCGGCTATAAAACTTCAGGCCGAATTTTTAAAATATAAAATGCCTCAGGAAAGTTTTTCTGAAGATTTAGAAGCCATAATAAATACTTCTGAAGATATGAATTTAGCCATGCGCGAAATTCTTTGGAGTTTGAACTCGCAAAACGATACTGTTGGTAATTTTATAGAATATACGACTTTGTATATCAAACGTTTCCTAAGTAAAACGAGTATCGATTCGCATTTCAAATTGAATGTTCCCGAAAAGGAAACGAATCTAACGGTAAAAGCCAGACGGAATCTTTTTTTAGCAGTTAAAGAAGCAGTTCACAATATATACAAACACAGCCAGGCAAGTGAGATTTTTATTGAATTTGACCAAAATGAAGATTCTTTCAGTATTACGATTATCGATAACGGAATTGGATTATCTGAAACCACACAAAAGGGAAACGGCATGAGTAATATGTCCTTAAGAATGGAAAGCATAAACGGAACTTTTAAAATTATTCCTGCTCAAAAAGGTCTTCGGTTATTGTTTGTGTATCCATTACAGGATTAA
- a CDS encoding RtcB family protein, producing the protein MKTQINGTDILELGFPEGKIIGIALKINSKRNGFTRDEMIANFKNVLETPENYIDDKIFSKLAVALIEKSNEKPEDFIALNQNPNAYSAYGLDHIEDGARKQMEVAMKLPVTVAGALMPDAHQGYGLPIGGVLATKNAIIPYGVGVDIGCRMALSVYDIPEDFYFENEAKFKKELITNSIFGAGHGFHGQYKSDHAVLENETFNMNPFVKNLKDKAWSQLGSSGGGNHFVEFGIMEFAKDDAVLNIPKGKYVALLTHSGSRGMGATIAGHYTKIAKDECKLPEVAKNLAYLDMNSQLGQEYWLAMNLAGDYASACHEIIHNKMERALGATILAKVENHHNFAWKEIWNGEEVIVHRKGATPAGKGVMGIIPGSMTAPGFLVRGKGEENAINSASHGAGRQMSRTQAIKNITQTEMKSILRDHGVTLIGAGLDEAPMAYKDINQVMEAQKELVDVVAKFTPKLVRMADDGSKED; encoded by the coding sequence ATGAAAACACAAATAAACGGTACAGATATATTAGAATTAGGATTCCCAGAAGGAAAAATAATTGGAATTGCCTTAAAAATAAACAGCAAAAGAAACGGATTCACAAGAGACGAAATGATTGCCAATTTCAAAAACGTCTTAGAAACTCCAGAAAACTATATAGACGATAAAATCTTCAGCAAACTGGCTGTGGCTTTAATCGAAAAATCGAATGAAAAACCAGAAGATTTCATTGCTTTAAATCAGAATCCGAATGCGTATTCGGCTTACGGATTGGATCATATCGAAGACGGAGCCAGAAAACAAATGGAAGTGGCCATGAAACTGCCAGTTACCGTTGCGGGAGCTTTAATGCCAGACGCACACCAAGGTTACGGATTACCAATTGGCGGAGTTTTAGCCACAAAAAATGCCATTATTCCGTATGGTGTTGGAGTTGATATTGGATGTAGAATGGCGTTGTCGGTTTATGATATTCCAGAGGATTTTTACTTTGAAAACGAAGCGAAGTTCAAAAAAGAATTAATTACGAATTCCATTTTTGGAGCGGGTCACGGATTTCACGGTCAGTACAAATCAGATCATGCGGTTTTAGAGAACGAAACGTTTAATATGAATCCGTTTGTGAAGAATTTGAAAGATAAAGCCTGGTCGCAATTAGGATCTTCGGGTGGCGGGAATCACTTTGTGGAATTCGGAATCATGGAATTTGCGAAAGACGATGCGGTCTTGAATATCCCAAAAGGAAAATACGTCGCTTTGTTAACGCATTCTGGTTCACGCGGAATGGGAGCAACCATTGCCGGACATTATACTAAAATAGCCAAAGACGAATGTAAACTTCCAGAAGTTGCCAAAAACTTGGCGTATCTGGATATGAACTCGCAATTAGGACAAGAATACTGGCTTGCGATGAATTTGGCGGGAGATTACGCTTCGGCTTGTCATGAGATTATCCATAACAAAATGGAACGCGCTTTGGGTGCGACGATTTTAGCCAAAGTCGAAAACCATCATAATTTTGCCTGGAAAGAAATCTGGAACGGCGAAGAAGTGATCGTACATAGAAAAGGAGCAACCCCAGCCGGAAAAGGCGTTATGGGAATCATTCCGGGAAGTATGACCGCACCGGGATTTTTGGTGAGAGGAAAAGGTGAGGAGAATGCCATTAATTCGGCTTCGCATGGAGCAGGAAGACAAATGAGCAGAACCCAAGCCATAAAAAACATTACACAAACCGAAATGAAATCGATACTGAGAGATCATGGCGTTACGCTTATTGGAGCAGGTCTGGACGAAGCTCCAATGGCGTATAAAGATATCAATCAGGTTATGGAAGCGCAGAAAGAGTTAGTCGATGTTGTTGCCAAATTCACGCCGAAACTGGTTAGAATGGCTGATGACGGAAGCAAGGAAGACTAA
- a CDS encoding response regulator transcription factor produces the protein MKIRVAIVEDDKHYSQALKSIIDFQEDMECAAQFFNGKSALQKLEDLEPDVVLMDIQLQDASGIDIVSKLTEAMPGTSFIMCTSFENDEKIFSALRAGASGYLVKGDPLDKIIQAILEAHKGGAPMSFTIAKRVLQHFQESKVQVQSLALLTVTEKEVLELLAQGLLYKEIADKKNVTIDTIKKHIGNIYRKLQVSNKIEAINKFNTKN, from the coding sequence ATGAAAATAAGAGTTGCCATAGTAGAAGATGATAAACATTACAGTCAGGCCCTGAAGAGTATCATCGATTTTCAGGAAGACATGGAATGCGCAGCTCAGTTTTTTAATGGTAAAAGCGCATTGCAAAAATTGGAAGACCTGGAACCAGACGTGGTTTTAATGGATATTCAGCTTCAGGATGCATCAGGAATTGATATCGTTTCTAAATTGACAGAAGCAATGCCGGGAACGAGTTTTATAATGTGCACCAGTTTCGAAAACGACGAAAAAATCTTTTCGGCCCTGCGTGCAGGCGCGAGCGGTTATCTTGTAAAAGGTGATCCTCTCGATAAAATTATTCAGGCTATTCTCGAAGCTCATAAAGGAGGCGCACCCATGAGTTTTACAATTGCAAAGCGGGTTTTACAGCATTTTCAGGAATCGAAAGTACAGGTACAAAGTTTGGCCTTACTTACCGTAACCGAAAAAGAAGTTCTTGAACTGCTGGCACAAGGACTGCTCTACAAAGAAATTGCCGATAAAAAAAATGTCACCATCGACACTATAAAAAAACACATTGGCAATATCTACAGAAAATTACAAGTAAGTAATAAAATTGAAGCTATTAATAAGTTTAACACCAAAAACTAA
- a CDS encoding helix-turn-helix domain-containing protein gives MSTVNRPKHIGRNISRIRELRGMKQGALADAIGTSQQTISSIETSETVDFDKLVQIAKALGVTVEAIENFTEESVFNFFNNFYDNSANHGQVNGPFNSCTFNALDKVVELYERLVQAEKDKVEYLEKLMKLK, from the coding sequence ATGAGTACAGTAAACAGACCCAAACATATCGGTAGAAATATCAGCCGAATTAGAGAACTTCGCGGCATGAAACAAGGAGCACTTGCTGATGCCATTGGCACAAGCCAGCAGACGATTTCAAGCATTGAAACCAGCGAAACTGTAGATTTTGATAAACTGGTACAAATTGCAAAAGCACTTGGAGTAACAGTAGAAGCGATTGAAAATTTTACCGAAGAATCTGTTTTTAATTTCTTTAATAATTTTTACGATAATAGTGCTAACCACGGCCAAGTAAATGGTCCTTTTAATTCTTGTACTTTCAATGCTCTTGACAAAGTTGTCGAACTTTATGAGCGTTTGGTTCAGGCTGAAAAAGATAAGGTTGAATATTTAGAAAAATTGATGAAATTGAAATAA
- a CDS encoding TrlF family AAA-like ATPase has protein sequence MSNRGSEWRKWNFHVHTKGTNKNDQFTSGSMDDFFCTFFKKAYEDKIEAIGITDYFSIDRYLDAINYVKEIHTKEDEDWEEKLFSEDEINFIRKIFIFPNVELRISPTTKKGKFINLHFIFDPKIVENLNNEFFNKISNVENYLMNYQGIKDYAKHINPLLNDDQLYKFGIDNYNIEFGSIKSLLESNKLIRDNSLIAVSSKSNDGVSGLKDYYEEFEKEGGSLLGTVKSIYKLTNIVFSNAPSDKEYFLGKKTSEQEVISHTGSLKPCIIGCDSHSEDTLFSRFTWVKSDLTFEGLRQICYEPEQRVKIQNDKPDFKEDKVIINKVQFISENKVFTNKEIYLNPNLNVIIGGKSSGKSIFLYSMAKTLLVDDTILKNENLEEKYNLRSIDSDFNFRITTNSGISQEMFRSLDENSVIPDIKYIPQNYLVKLAEPDINKKGKSLNKLVRDLIKEDQDSKDKYDQFIRNVKQNDKERDDLLSKYFELLEEIAKTESELKTKSNKEVLEKNIKSNTESVEKLNKESGLSDQEILKYKEIQTKLEFNTIQKNNFNDDFNNINAGLSDLKKLSNDILEKKKEFVEKIKTESVKQYYVDKLSFIDKIYLDITKIFEEIEIQTDEAGKRSFKNENLLKKNLISINGEKATLTKELEPYQQNEKLKKQIEVLNQSIIDDKKLLADIDLLNKAILDKKSLSENCRQDIFKLFRENFEEYNKIINELKHRTLELEGDGLKIDGIAQFNFPKFVKNLYEVSDGRKASYNNYTILKETHKATSPTNFEEIINEIEKIFIDIINGDYFILAKFGKMQAVKELLDDYFFDYWKITYKEDKLGEMSTGKASFVILMLIIGLSKSKAPILIDQPEDNLDNRSITLDLVSYLKNKKLERQIIIVTHNANIVVNSDAENVIVANQKGQNEIDSSSNFKFDLINGSIENTFEKILEETDILRSMGIREHIADIVEGGKEAFKKREEKYGF, from the coding sequence ATGAGTAATAGAGGTTCAGAATGGAGAAAATGGAATTTTCATGTTCATACTAAGGGAACAAATAAAAATGATCAGTTTACTTCTGGAAGTATGGATGATTTTTTTTGTACATTTTTTAAAAAGGCATATGAAGATAAAATTGAGGCTATAGGAATAACTGATTATTTTTCAATAGATAGATATTTAGATGCAATTAATTATGTCAAAGAAATACATACTAAAGAAGATGAAGATTGGGAGGAAAAACTTTTTTCTGAGGATGAAATAAATTTTATCCGAAAGATATTTATTTTCCCAAATGTAGAACTTCGAATTTCCCCAACTACAAAAAAAGGAAAGTTTATAAACTTACATTTTATATTTGATCCAAAGATTGTTGAAAATTTGAATAATGAATTTTTTAACAAGATTAGTAATGTTGAGAATTATTTAATGAATTATCAAGGTATAAAGGATTATGCTAAGCATATAAATCCTTTATTAAATGATGATCAACTTTATAAGTTTGGGATTGATAATTATAATATAGAGTTTGGGAGTATCAAATCTTTATTGGAATCAAACAAATTAATTAGAGATAATTCGCTTATTGCAGTTAGTAGTAAATCGAATGATGGAGTTTCGGGGTTAAAAGATTATTATGAAGAATTTGAAAAAGAAGGAGGAAGTCTTCTTGGAACTGTTAAATCAATTTATAAATTAACCAATATTGTATTCTCCAATGCTCCTTCTGATAAGGAATATTTTTTAGGAAAAAAAACTTCAGAACAAGAAGTAATAAGTCATACAGGATCTTTAAAACCATGTATAATCGGATGTGATTCTCATAGCGAAGATACTTTATTTAGTAGATTTACATGGGTAAAATCAGATTTAACTTTTGAAGGATTAAGGCAAATATGTTACGAACCTGAACAAAGAGTTAAAATACAAAATGATAAACCGGATTTTAAGGAAGATAAAGTAATAATCAATAAGGTTCAATTTATATCAGAGAATAAAGTCTTTACCAATAAAGAAATTTATTTGAATCCAAATTTAAATGTTATAATAGGTGGTAAATCTTCAGGTAAATCAATTTTTCTTTATTCTATGGCAAAAACATTATTAGTTGATGACACTATTTTGAAAAATGAAAATTTAGAAGAAAAATACAATTTGAGATCTATTGATTCGGACTTTAATTTTAGAATTACAACGAATTCAGGAATTTCACAAGAAATGTTTCGCAGTTTGGACGAGAATTCCGTAATTCCAGATATTAAATATATTCCACAAAATTATTTGGTAAAATTAGCCGAACCGGATATAAATAAAAAAGGAAAATCTTTAAATAAATTAGTGCGTGATTTAATTAAAGAAGATCAAGATTCAAAAGACAAATATGATCAGTTTATTAGGAATGTAAAGCAAAATGATAAAGAGAGAGATGATTTGCTAAGTAAATATTTTGAACTTTTAGAAGAAATAGCAAAAACTGAATCTGAATTGAAAACCAAGTCAAATAAAGAAGTTCTTGAAAAAAACATTAAATCGAATACTGAGAGTGTCGAAAAATTAAATAAAGAATCAGGTTTAAGTGATCAAGAAATTTTAAAGTATAAAGAAATTCAAACGAAGTTAGAGTTTAATACTATTCAGAAAAATAATTTTAACGATGATTTTAACAATATTAATGCTGGTTTATCTGATTTAAAAAAGCTTTCAAATGATATTTTAGAGAAGAAAAAAGAATTTGTAGAAAAAATTAAAACAGAAAGTGTTAAACAATATTATGTCGATAAATTATCATTTATTGATAAAATTTATTTAGATATCACAAAAATATTTGAAGAGATTGAAATTCAGACTGATGAAGCAGGAAAGAGGTCTTTTAAAAATGAAAATCTTTTAAAAAAGAATTTAATTTCTATAAATGGAGAAAAAGCAACTTTAACAAAAGAATTAGAGCCATATCAGCAAAATGAAAAATTGAAAAAGCAGATTGAAGTTTTAAATCAATCAATTATAGATGATAAAAAACTATTGGCTGATATTGATTTATTAAATAAAGCGATATTGGATAAAAAATCGCTCAGTGAAAATTGCAGACAAGATATATTTAAACTATTTAGAGAAAACTTTGAAGAATATAATAAGATTATAAACGAACTTAAGCATAGAACTTTAGAACTAGAAGGTGACGGATTAAAAATAGATGGTATAGCACAGTTTAATTTTCCAAAATTTGTTAAAAATTTGTATGAAGTTAGTGACGGTAGAAAAGCGTCATATAATAATTATACAATTTTAAAGGAAACTCATAAAGCTACTTCACCAACAAATTTTGAAGAAATTATTAACGAAATTGAAAAAATATTTATTGACATAATTAATGGTGATTATTTTATTTTAGCAAAGTTTGGTAAAATGCAAGCCGTAAAAGAATTGCTGGATGATTATTTCTTTGATTATTGGAAAATAACTTATAAAGAGGACAAATTAGGAGAGATGTCTACAGGAAAAGCGAGTTTTGTGATCTTAATGTTAATAATTGGTTTAAGTAAATCAAAAGCGCCTATTTTGATTGATCAACCAGAAGATAATTTAGATAATAGATCGATAACTTTGGATTTAGTTTCTTATTTAAAGAATAAAAAATTGGAAAGACAAATTATCATTGTTACTCATAACGCAAATATAGTTGTTAATTCAGATGCTGAAAATGTTATTGTGGCAAATCAGAAAGGACAGAATGAGATTGATAGTTCCAGTAATTTTAAATTTGATTTGATAAATGGTTCAATTGAAAATACTTTTGAGAAAATATTAGAAGAAACAGATATTTTAAGAAGTATGGGAATTAGGGAGCATATTGCGGATATCGTTGAAGGAGGAAAAGAAGCTTTTAAAAAGCGAGAAGAAAAATACGGATTTTAA
- a CDS encoding S24 family peptidase, whose protein sequence is MNKYERLKTELETVGNGKMKAFGDSMRPILKSGSLLTFQKSENYQIGDIVFCKVKGRYIDAHKIIKTDVNKGFLIANNHGFENGWTKIIYGKVVEAEFKNEIIYKK, encoded by the coding sequence ATGAACAAATACGAACGACTGAAAACAGAATTAGAAACAGTCGGAAATGGAAAGATGAAAGCATTTGGAGACTCAATGCGTCCGATTTTAAAAAGCGGCAGTCTCTTAACTTTTCAAAAAAGCGAAAATTACCAAATAGGAGATATTGTATTCTGCAAAGTAAAAGGCAGATATATCGACGCTCATAAAATTATAAAAACCGACGTAAACAAAGGTTTCCTAATCGCCAACAATCACGGATTCGAAAATGGCTGGACCAAAATTATTTACGGAAAAGTGGTTGAAGCAGAATTTAAAAATGAAATTATTTATAAAAAGTAA
- a CDS encoding DUF6493 family protein produces the protein MKKSLKYIDGTSDKFWEIEVTGSNYTVTYGKNGTSGTTQTKSFGSDEECLKMAEKVLAEKVKKGYSESGEVDVVSKPKSAKTKNSDEVIEEYDSIIKAKKISLLLPFLKEKSKGNIEALKKHIKKCKRYWMTYTDLTKDPGYVKKDKHDYGWGRRGDMEQNDIITLSAIALFDKTDINSWDEALHLLNDIDTKPQVLETLIWAKPNWLETFILDKVKRQDWVTFNYHNLRKLEDEGLLQFNPELYALSLAATNEWRAKMKTRKFIETIVNDKTGYQRDIPELFNYETILHNSFFRDNDKQNYDEFQTWSIVYKTLLDEKKMDRSFFIENAIQIQTKEWNNNLKSFFRKRIEEFQAAEDELVVFQENIFSFLHNAYPPITSYGIELVKKIYNHPKFKTKSFLEWLEPLMMRGDCKAAIKSVLPVLEKISKANPKLNNQIASILADVYVISDLTLQEKVSKIILKIGSAKDKVLKEKLSSYVTLMQGNIKSGLSQFLDEEALTADHDTLEEYHFEPKKETLLLEEVQLPNDWNDIVFQFGNFIASDETLDTEILMNTYIQQRDLFPADYKTQLQPYEKQLQKHYFEAVHKNFMKSFLSQKIENINAKFDSKYKHYSKINTNLLIKPLLEKVQEKMDSNSTLPLLSFPSHKPYWVAPKVLVERVIQYQKNNEEIDSVDLAIAIARMPRENVEEAIPLLDQVEGEIKPLLSFCLGVDEKLNLDSTSLFSKALAVLGKTTKETGNLSLWATAARTFYPNDTFTEFENTYLKEIPFVVSPFVAEIKFKEKWNEWTNYQTKEKERTPSWYELKFDLPNYTKIPNYLLYSQDIYNRGNSWDYLLSYAGNTYYWHSLTPQNSDALALTLLQNCATGDGSKPELKGFLDVMNRPEFRSSETTQLLFAACFFQEKKDLRLLASEVLINLIEKQAVDVVVFAEKAAKLASEKYGVFLRFSDGITALKDISPLHNSALLQLFNAFFDNLDLKDKLPTNFKKMVENYVDILTKTNQKPTPKAVAFFEQWKDNSALKSLVKQILK, from the coding sequence ATGAAAAAAAGTCTTAAATACATCGACGGAACTTCGGATAAATTCTGGGAAATCGAAGTTACAGGATCAAATTATACCGTGACTTACGGAAAAAACGGAACATCAGGAACAACGCAAACCAAAAGCTTTGGTTCTGACGAAGAATGTTTAAAAATGGCTGAGAAAGTATTGGCCGAAAAAGTAAAAAAAGGATATTCAGAATCAGGTGAAGTAGATGTGGTTTCGAAACCAAAATCGGCGAAAACCAAAAACTCAGATGAGGTTATTGAAGAATATGACAGCATTATAAAAGCTAAAAAGATTTCTTTGTTACTGCCGTTTCTAAAAGAAAAATCAAAAGGCAATATTGAAGCTTTAAAAAAGCACATTAAAAAATGCAAGCGTTACTGGATGACGTATACTGATTTGACCAAAGATCCGGGTTATGTAAAAAAAGACAAACACGACTACGGCTGGGGCCGACGCGGCGATATGGAACAAAATGACATTATCACCCTGAGTGCTATAGCCTTATTTGACAAAACCGATATTAATTCGTGGGATGAAGCCCTGCATTTGCTTAACGATATCGATACAAAACCTCAAGTGTTGGAAACCCTGATATGGGCAAAACCAAACTGGCTGGAAACGTTTATTCTTGATAAAGTAAAAAGACAGGATTGGGTAACCTTTAATTATCATAATTTGAGAAAACTTGAAGACGAAGGATTATTGCAATTCAATCCAGAATTATATGCTTTGAGTTTAGCGGCAACAAATGAGTGGCGCGCAAAAATGAAAACCAGAAAGTTTATCGAAACGATTGTAAATGATAAAACGGGATATCAAAGAGATATTCCTGAATTGTTTAACTACGAAACAATTCTTCATAACAGTTTTTTCCGTGATAATGATAAACAAAATTATGACGAATTTCAGACCTGGAGTATTGTATACAAAACGTTATTAGACGAGAAAAAAATGGATCGCAGTTTCTTTATCGAAAATGCCATCCAGATTCAAACCAAAGAATGGAACAACAACCTGAAATCTTTCTTTAGAAAAAGAATCGAAGAATTTCAGGCAGCAGAAGATGAACTGGTTGTTTTTCAGGAAAATATATTTTCGTTTTTACACAACGCGTATCCGCCCATAACGAGCTACGGAATCGAGCTGGTAAAGAAAATCTACAATCATCCAAAATTTAAAACCAAATCATTCTTAGAATGGCTTGAACCTTTAATGATGCGCGGCGACTGCAAGGCAGCAATAAAAAGTGTTCTTCCGGTTTTAGAAAAAATAAGCAAAGCCAATCCGAAATTGAACAATCAAATCGCTTCAATTCTGGCCGATGTTTATGTGATTTCTGATTTAACATTACAAGAAAAAGTATCTAAAATTATCCTGAAAATAGGTTCTGCAAAAGACAAAGTACTGAAAGAAAAACTGAGTTCGTATGTTACTTTAATGCAGGGAAATATAAAATCAGGATTAAGTCAGTTTTTAGATGAAGAAGCTTTAACGGCAGATCATGATACTTTAGAAGAATATCATTTTGAGCCTAAAAAAGAAACTTTGCTTCTGGAAGAAGTACAGCTTCCAAATGACTGGAATGATATTGTGTTTCAGTTTGGAAATTTCATTGCATCAGATGAAACGCTCGATACTGAGATTTTAATGAATACCTATATTCAGCAGAGAGATTTATTTCCGGCAGACTATAAAACACAGTTGCAGCCGTATGAAAAACAGCTTCAAAAGCATTATTTTGAAGCCGTTCATAAAAACTTTATGAAGTCGTTTTTATCTCAAAAAATAGAAAATATCAACGCCAAATTTGACAGTAAATACAAACACTACTCAAAAATAAATACCAATCTATTAATAAAACCTTTACTGGAGAAAGTGCAGGAGAAAATGGATTCAAATTCTACTCTGCCTTTGCTTTCATTTCCGAGTCATAAACCCTATTGGGTCGCACCAAAAGTTTTAGTAGAAAGAGTAATTCAATATCAAAAAAACAATGAAGAAATAGATTCAGTCGATTTAGCGATTGCAATAGCACGTATGCCGAGAGAAAATGTCGAAGAAGCAATTCCGTTATTAGATCAGGTTGAAGGAGAAATAAAACCGCTTTTATCATTCTGTCTTGGAGTAGACGAAAAATTGAATTTAGATTCGACTTCGTTATTTTCAAAAGCGTTGGCTGTTTTAGGAAAAACGACAAAAGAAACCGGAAATTTATCGCTTTGGGCAACAGCAGCAAGAACTTTTTATCCAAACGATACTTTTACAGAATTTGAAAATACCTATTTAAAAGAGATTCCGTTTGTGGTTTCGCCCTTTGTTGCGGAAATAAAATTTAAAGAAAAATGGAACGAATGGACAAATTATCAAACCAAAGAAAAAGAAAGAACACCTTCTTGGTATGAATTAAAGTTTGATTTACCAAATTACACCAAAATTCCAAACTACTTATTGTACAGTCAGGATATTTACAATCGCGGCAACAGCTGGGATTATTTATTAAGTTATGCCGGAAATACCTATTATTGGCACAGTTTAACCCCACAGAATTCAGATGCACTGGCTTTGACTTTATTACAAAATTGTGCCACTGGCGATGGGTCAAAACCAGAATTAAAAGGATTTTTAGACGTTATGAACCGACCAGAATTTAGATCTTCTGAAACGACTCAGCTTTTATTTGCTGCCTGTTTCTTTCAGGAAAAGAAAGATTTACGATTGCTGGCATCAGAAGTATTGATAAATTTAATTGAAAAACAAGCTGTTGATGTTGTTGTTTTTGCTGAAAAAGCGGCCAAACTGGCTTCAGAAAAATATGGTGTTTTCTTAAGGTTTTCAGACGGAATTACGGCTTTAAAAGATATTTCACCGCTTCATAACAGTGCTTTACTGCAATTGTTCAATGCTTTCTTTGATAATCTTGACTTGAAAGACAAACTGCCGACAAATTTCAAAAAAATGGTCGAAAATTATGTCGATATTTTAACGAAAACCAATCAAAAACCTACGCCAAAAGCCGTTGCATTTTTTGAACAATGGAAAGACAATTCAGCACTTAAATCATTAGTGAAGCAGATTTTAAAATAA
- a CDS encoding TatD family hydrolase, producing MNYIDIGINLTNKQFQNDIDDVVQDAIDADVSQMILTGTSVRNSEASLEIAKQYPGVLYATAGIHPHDAKSFDAQSISKLRKLLELKQVVSVGECGLDFDRDFSPRNKQEECYKVQLELAIEVQKPLFLHERSAFNSFMNITKDYLPKLPKAVVHCFTGTLQEAKTYLDNGFYLGFTGAISDVKRFSHLKEVIQYVPLDRMMIETDAPFMLPKNVPNSLLKKYHERRCEPAFLPYVAGTIAQFKGITLAKVAEETTRNSKCFFGI from the coding sequence ATGAATTACATAGACATAGGTATCAACCTAACCAACAAACAATTCCAAAACGACATAGACGATGTTGTACAAGACGCGATTGACGCCGATGTATCGCAAATGATCCTAACGGGAACAAGCGTGCGAAACAGCGAAGCATCATTAGAAATCGCAAAACAATATCCGGGAGTATTATATGCTACAGCCGGAATTCACCCGCATGATGCGAAGAGTTTTGATGCGCAGAGTATTTCGAAACTCAGGAAATTATTAGAACTGAAACAAGTCGTTTCGGTTGGCGAATGCGGACTCGATTTTGATCGTGACTTTTCGCCCCGAAACAAACAGGAAGAATGTTACAAAGTTCAATTAGAATTGGCGATTGAAGTACAGAAACCTTTGTTTTTGCACGAAAGAAGCGCTTTTAATTCATTTATGAATATCACAAAAGACTATCTGCCAAAACTGCCTAAAGCCGTTGTGCATTGTTTTACGGGAACTTTGCAGGAAGCCAAAACCTATCTCGATAACGGATTTTATCTGGGTTTTACAGGAGCGATTTCAGATGTTAAACGTTTCAGCCATTTAAAAGAAGTCATTCAGTACGTACCGCTCGACCGAATGATGATTGAAACCGATGCGCCGTTTATGCTTCCTAAAAATGTCCCGAACAGCCTTTTAAAAAAATACCACGAACGCCGTTGCGAACCTGCTTTTCTACCGTATGTTGCTGGAACTATTGCACAGTTTAAAGGAATTACTTTGGCTAAAGTCGCGGAGGAAACAACTAGGAATTCTAAATGCTTTTTTGGGATTTAG